The following coding sequences lie in one Apostichopus japonicus isolate 1M-3 chromosome 13, ASM3797524v1, whole genome shotgun sequence genomic window:
- the LOC139978465 gene encoding uncharacterized protein, translating to MVALRSVLLLALIGVALGASSTRATPTTKRPKSWFNFWDYPAVSGNSKSSGTYTPGPQVGGIGANNGGQAAGAGAARQGNTGNSNSGLFKWFQNSAVDPPNTDSSTVPNAVNKDVWANPDVGPVQNGQHGAGGNYFKPNGGYNPNVYDNNQHSGEQHGAHVPMVNPDMQNGGMAGGGGWAGNHNGATGGNLPLNARSVGSGAAAGTLVGVAVAIVVLVTIFAGAAYVLTRQRRNGHLVMANV from the coding sequence GCGTTGCTCTGGGAGCTTCATCGACGAGGGCAACCCCAACAACAAAGAGACCCAAGTCGTGGTTCAACTTTTGGGACTACCCGGCTGTCTCTGGTAACTCAAAATCTAGTGGTACCTACACCCCTGGACCACAAGTAGGAGGTATCGGTGCAAACAACGGTGGGCAGGCCGCAGGTGCTGGAGCTGCGCGACAAGGCAATACAGGGAACAGCAATAGCGGGTTGTTCAAATGGTTCCAAAACAGTGCGGTAGATCCCCCAAACACCGACAGCAGTACCGTACCAAATGCTGTAAACAAAGACGTGTGGGCAAATCCAGACGTGGGACCGGTTCAAAACGGACAACACGGTGCCGGTGGAAATTATTTCAAACCCAATGGAGGCTACAACCCTAATGTATACGACAATAACCAGCACTCAGGGGAACAGCATGGCGCCCACGTACCCATGGTTAATCCCGATATGCAGAACGGTGGTATGGCTGGCGGGGGAGGTTGGGCTGGTAACCACAATGGTGCCACAGGTGGAAATCTACCACTAAATGCGAGAAGCGTGGGTTCTGGAGCCGCGGCTGGGACATTGGTCGGTGTGGCTGTGGCTATCGTTGTCCTGGTGACGATCTTCGCTGGGGCGGCGTACGTCCTCACACGTCAGAGGAGGAACGGTCACCTGGTAATGGCAAACGTTTAA
- the LOC139978420 gene encoding cAMP-regulated phosphoprotein 19-like, with the protein MSDIPAKEGEKLAADVQTSIKEEESLKAESTEKTPQALEAEKLANLKKKFGNVGKPGGSDFLRKKLNKVKYFDSGDYQMAKQTGNLQPGRRGNGKPPLVQTGATGQAHPTPASMPHRKVSSEVSKLAV; encoded by the exons ATGTCTGATATACCAGCGAAAGAAGGTGAGAAGCTCGCAGCAGATGTTCAAACAAGTATAAAGGAAGAAGAATCTTTGAAAGCAGAAAGTACAGAG AAAACACCACAAGCTCTGGAAGCTGAAAAATTGGCTAATTTGAAGAAGAAGTTTGGAAATGTTGGCAAGCCAGGTGGATCAGACTTTCTcagaaagaaattaaacaaagtG AAATACTTTGATTCAGGAGATTACCAGATGGCCAAGCAGACTGGAAACCTCCAACCAGGCCGGAGAGGCAACGGCAAACCTCCTCTTGTGCAAACAGGTGCAACAGGACAAGCCCATCCCACCCCAGCTTCCATGCCACATCGTAAAGTCTCGTCCGAAGTGAGTAAGTTGGCAGTGTAA